From one Neovison vison isolate M4711 chromosome 1, ASM_NN_V1, whole genome shotgun sequence genomic stretch:
- the LYSMD3 gene encoding lysM and putative peptidoglycan-binding domain-containing protein 3, with amino-acid sequence MAGRHQNRSFPLPGVHSSGQVHAFGNCTDSDVLEEDAEVYELRSRGKEKIRRSTSRDRLDDIIVLTKDIQEGDTLNAIALQYCCTVADIKRVNNLISDQDFFALRSIKIPVKKFSSLTETLYPPKGRQALRPSSVQYVPEQQEILLANDSLSSTESADNFLKEVDRDIEQIVKCTDTKRENLNEVVSALTAQQIRFEPDNKNTQRKDPYYGADWGIGWWTAVVIMLIVGIITPVFYLLYYEILAKVDVSHHSTVDSSHLHSGVTPPSSQQREVENGIGPTKGIPFGQHDHKLYRQDSQSPAAQHKT; translated from the exons ATGGCAGGGAGACATCAGAATCGTAGTTTTCCTCTTCCAGGAGTTCATTCAAGTGGACAAGTACATGCATTTGGAAATTGTACAGACAGTGATGTGTTGGAGGAGGATGCTGAAGTTTATGAGCTTCGatccagaggaaaagagaaaatccgAAGAAGTACATCAAGAGATAGACTTGATGACATTATAGTTTTAACAAAAGATATACAGGAAGGCGATACTTTAAATGCAATAGCCCTTCAGTACTGTTGTACG GTAGCGGATATCAAGAGGGTTAACAATCTCATCAGCGATCAAGACTTTTTTGCCCTTAGGTCTATTAAAATTCCAGTTAAAAAGTTTAGTTCATTGACTGAAACACTTTATCCTCCAAAAGGAAGACAGGCTTTACGTCCTTCATCTGTTCAGTATGTTCCAGAACAACAGGAAATTTTGCTAGCTAatgattctctttcttccactgAGTCAgctgataactttttaaaagaagtagatCGAGACATAGAACAAATAGTAAAATGTACAGACACTAAAAGAGAGAACCTTAATGAGGTAGTATCTGCTTTAACAGCACAACAAATACGTTTTGAACCTGATAACAAAAACACTCAACGTAAGGATCCTTATTATGGAGCGGACTGGGGAATAGGGTGGTGGACAGCTGTAGTGATAATGTTGATAGTAGGTATAATAACGCCGGTATTTTATTTGCTGTATTATGAAATTTTAGCTAAAGTGGATGTAAGTCACCATTCAACAGTGGATTCTTCACATTTGCATTCAGGAGTGACACCCCCATCATCACAACAGAGAGAAGTAGAAAATGGAATTGGTCCAACTAAAGGAATACCCTTTGGCCAACATGATCATAAACTATATCGTCAAGATTCTCAGTCACCTGCTGCTCAACACAAAACATAG